A genomic region of Fusobacterium perfoetens contains the following coding sequences:
- a CDS encoding YhdT family protein, producing MKKEKQINKEALITVVLYLFYFVWWYYFAYVYKDSENVAEFKYILGLPEWFFYSCVLGLVVINILVFLVVKIFFKDMDLEK from the coding sequence ATGAAAAAAGAAAAACAAATAAATAAAGAAGCTCTGATAACAGTTGTTCTTTATCTATTTTATTTTGTATGGTGGTATTATTTTGCTTATGTTTATAAAGACAGTGAAAATGTAGCAGAGTTTAAATACATTTTAGGACTGCCTGAATGGTTTTTTTATTCATGTGTGCTTGGTCTTGTAGTTATAAACATATTGGTGTTTTTAGTAGTAAAGATATTTTTTAAAGATATGGATTTAGAGAAGTAG
- a CDS encoding META domain-containing protein, with product MKKFLLGLLMIFAFAGCSGLASKTSDTLVGKEYVLTTSTKEVKITINFAEENFFGFSGVNNYFGKYTVSGENIKLSHVGSTLMAGPREAMEKEFEYVSALEKVEKYQLQKDTLILTTSSGQQLIFKQAEKPELKK from the coding sequence ATGAAAAAATTTTTACTTGGTTTACTTATGATTTTTGCTTTTGCAGGATGTTCTGGTCTTGCTTCAAAAACTTCTGACACACTTGTAGGAAAAGAATATGTACTTACAACATCTACTAAGGAAGTTAAAATAACAATTAACTTTGCTGAAGAAAACTTCTTTGGATTCTCTGGAGTAAATAATTACTTTGGTAAATACACTGTTTCTGGAGAAAATATAAAACTTTCTCATGTAGGAAGCACTTTAATGGCAGGACCAAGAGAAGCTATGGAAAAAGAATTTGAATATGTTTCAGCTTTAGAAAAAGTTGAAAAATATCAACTTCAAAAGGATACACTTATCCTTACAACATCTTCTGGACAACAACTTATATTCAAACAAGCTGAAAAACCTGAATTAAAAAAATAA
- a CDS encoding HAD family hydrolase: MIKLIVSDMDGTLLDDNKKLHDDFWDTFYKLKEKGIYFVPASGRQYFNIYEYFKRIKEGLIILAENGSYIVEDGKELYSKCLERKDALELIEASRKIPTANVIFCGKKKAYLEKNIPEFIKEVEKYYTAYEIVEDITKVEDEPLKITICDLTGAEKNSYPFLEKYNKDFKVAVSGFIWIDITHKDSNKGIGLSVLQEKLGITKEETMVFGDYLNDWELMQQGKYNFAMENAHPELKKIAAYNGGDNNDSGVVKSIKKYVLEGNIE; the protein is encoded by the coding sequence ATGATAAAATTAATAGTATCAGACATGGATGGAACACTGCTTGATGACAACAAAAAACTTCACGATGACTTTTGGGATACCTTTTATAAATTAAAAGAAAAAGGAATATATTTTGTCCCAGCAAGTGGAAGACAATATTTTAATATTTACGAATATTTTAAAAGAATAAAAGAAGGGCTTATAATCCTTGCAGAAAACGGATCTTATATAGTTGAAGATGGAAAAGAACTTTATTCAAAATGCCTTGAAAGAAAAGATGCATTAGAACTTATAGAAGCTTCAAGGAAAATTCCTACTGCAAATGTTATTTTCTGTGGAAAGAAAAAGGCTTACCTTGAAAAAAATATTCCTGAATTTATAAAAGAAGTTGAAAAATATTATACAGCTTATGAAATAGTTGAAGATATAACAAAGGTTGAAGATGAACCTCTTAAAATTACAATTTGTGATTTAACTGGAGCAGAAAAAAATTCTTATCCATTTTTAGAAAAATATAACAAAGATTTTAAAGTAGCTGTTTCGGGATTTATATGGATAGATATAACACACAAAGACTCAAATAAAGGAATCGGACTTAGTGTTCTGCAAGAAAAATTAGGAATAACAAAAGAAGAAACTATGGTATTTGGAGATTATTTAAATGACTGGGAATTAATGCAGCAAGGGAAATACAATTTTGCTATGGAAAATGCACACCCTGAACTTAAAAAAATAGCTGCATACAATGGAGGAGACAATAACGACAGTGGTGTTGTAAAAAGTATAAAAAAATATGTTTTAGAAGGAAATATAGAATAG
- a CDS encoding acyl-CoA thioesterase, which yields MKNLYETDYKVIVSDINYGGHMGNERALIIFQQTRMEWLNSIGYDEANIEGKGLIQLESHVYYLKEVFLGETLLCRIVNVQPERITFNIEYEILNKNNDIVIKGMTKMAVFDYEKKKIARIPKEFLEKLEK from the coding sequence ATGAAAAATCTTTATGAAACAGATTATAAAGTAATAGTTTCCGACATTAACTATGGCGGTCACATGGGAAATGAACGAGCACTTATCATTTTCCAACAAACAAGAATGGAATGGCTTAATTCCATTGGTTATGATGAAGCAAATATTGAAGGAAAAGGGCTTATACAACTGGAATCACATGTTTATTATTTAAAAGAAGTTTTTTTGGGAGAGACACTTCTTTGCAGAATAGTAAATGTACAACCTGAAAGAATAACTTTCAATATAGAATATGAAATTTTAAACAAAAATAACGATATAGTTATAAAAGGTATGACGAAAATGGCTGTATTTGATTATGAAAAGAAAAAAATAGCAAGAATTCCAAAGGAATTTTTGGAAAAACTTGAAAAATAA
- the lgt gene encoding prolipoprotein diacylglyceryl transferase — translation MNPILFSIGKIKITYYGLMYAISFVLGIELGKRYGKQRGISPETVENYAFVAMISGLIGGRLYYVLFNLDYYLNYPADIIAVWKGGMAIHGGILGGIIGTCIYGAVKKINPLLLGDIAAAPLLLGQAIGRIGNLMNGEIYGVPVFTPFKVIFTLKPKFYEWYSYYLSLPISEQMNFKNKVPWGIVFPSGSPAGNEFPNLALHPAMLYELVLNFIGFLFIWFYLKNKKYADGTVWCSYIIIYSIIRIFVSFFRAEDLMFFALRAPHLISIILIVISAVIIKIINRKN, via the coding sequence ATGAACCCAATACTTTTTTCTATAGGGAAAATTAAAATTACTTATTATGGACTTATGTATGCAATATCTTTTGTTCTTGGGATAGAACTAGGAAAAAGATATGGAAAGCAAAGAGGAATTTCTCCTGAAACTGTTGAAAACTATGCTTTTGTTGCAATGATTTCAGGGCTTATAGGGGGAAGACTTTACTATGTTCTTTTCAATTTAGACTATTATCTTAACTATCCAGCTGATATTATAGCTGTATGGAAAGGAGGAATGGCAATTCACGGAGGAATCTTAGGAGGAATTATAGGAACATGCATCTATGGTGCTGTTAAAAAAATAAATCCTCTTCTTTTAGGAGATATTGCTGCTGCCCCTCTTCTTTTAGGACAAGCTATAGGAAGAATAGGAAATCTTATGAATGGAGAAATTTATGGTGTCCCTGTTTTCACTCCATTTAAAGTTATTTTTACTTTAAAACCAAAATTTTATGAGTGGTATTCATATTATCTTTCTCTTCCAATTTCAGAACAAATGAACTTTAAAAATAAAGTTCCATGGGGAATAGTTTTCCCTTCAGGATCTCCAGCAGGAAATGAGTTTCCAAATTTAGCTCTTCACCCTGCTATGCTTTATGAACTTGTTCTTAATTTTATAGGATTTCTTTTTATATGGTTTTATCTTAAAAATAAAAAATATGCAGATGGAACAGTTTGGTGTTCTTACATTATAATATATAGTATAATAAGAATTTTTGTAAGTTTTTTCAGAGCAGAAGATTTAATGTTTTTTGCCTTAAGAGCGCCACATTTAATTAGTATAATATTAATAGTAATTTCAGCAGTGATTATTAAAATTATTAACAGAAAAAATTAA
- the panF gene encoding sodium/pantothenate symporter, translated as MLTLIPIIIYLMAMLGIAYKVNQIKHSENVNFTEEYYIGSRKMGGLVLAMTIIATYVGASSFIGGPGVAYKLGLGWVLLACIQVPTAFLTLGILGKKLAVISRKIGGVTIIDLLRARYKSDIVVILSSVTMLIFFIGSIVAQFVGGGRLFESVTGYPYYIGLTIFAVVVIAYTTFGGFRAVALTDAVQGLVMLAATGVLFFVILQKGGGMENIMRKVAEVNPDLLTPSSGGNIGKSFIMSFWVLVGIGILGLPATAVRCMGFKDTKAMHRAMVIGTSVVGILMLGMHLVGVMGVAVEPGIDVGDKIIPILALKNLHPVLAGIFIGGPLAAIMSTVDSFLILTSATIVKDLYLHYVDKNASTEKIKKLSLMTSLGFGILVFVLALNPPNLLVWINLFALAGQEAAFFCPIIFGIYWKRANATGAIASMVFGVISYLYFVICKVDVYGMHTIVPAIVIAIIVFVVGSLAGEKTDDETLKIFFDI; from the coding sequence ATGCTAACATTAATACCTATTATTATATATCTGATGGCTATGCTTGGAATAGCTTACAAAGTTAATCAGATTAAACACAGTGAAAATGTAAACTTTACAGAGGAATACTACATAGGAAGCAGAAAAATGGGAGGACTTGTCTTAGCAATGACAATAATTGCCACTTATGTAGGGGCAAGTTCTTTTATAGGAGGGCCTGGAGTTGCTTATAAACTTGGACTTGGTTGGGTTCTTCTTGCTTGTATTCAAGTTCCTACTGCTTTTCTTACTCTTGGAATTCTTGGAAAAAAATTAGCTGTAATTTCAAGAAAAATAGGAGGAGTTACAATTATAGATCTTTTAAGAGCGAGATATAAAAGTGATATAGTTGTTATTTTAAGTTCTGTTACTATGCTTATATTTTTTATAGGTTCAATAGTGGCTCAGTTTGTAGGTGGAGGAAGACTTTTTGAAAGTGTTACAGGATATCCTTATTATATAGGGCTTACAATTTTTGCAGTAGTTGTAATTGCTTATACTACTTTTGGAGGTTTCAGAGCTGTTGCCTTAACTGATGCTGTTCAAGGACTTGTAATGCTTGCAGCAACAGGGGTGCTTTTCTTTGTTATCCTTCAAAAAGGTGGAGGAATGGAAAACATTATGAGAAAAGTAGCTGAAGTTAATCCTGATCTTTTAACTCCTTCATCAGGTGGAAATATAGGAAAATCATTTATTATGTCTTTCTGGGTTCTTGTAGGAATTGGAATTTTAGGACTTCCTGCAACAGCTGTAAGATGTATGGGATTTAAGGATACAAAAGCTATGCATAGAGCAATGGTAATAGGAACTTCTGTTGTTGGAATACTTATGCTGGGAATGCACCTTGTGGGAGTTATGGGAGTGGCTGTAGAACCAGGAATAGATGTAGGAGATAAAATTATTCCTATTTTAGCTCTTAAAAATCTTCATCCAGTTCTTGCAGGAATATTTATAGGAGGACCTCTTGCTGCTATAATGTCAACAGTGGATTCTTTCCTTATTCTTACTTCTGCTACTATTGTAAAAGATTTATATCTTCATTATGTAGATAAAAATGCAAGCACAGAGAAAATAAAAAAATTATCTCTTATGACATCTTTAGGATTTGGAATACTTGTGTTCGTATTGGCACTTAATCCACCTAATCTTCTTGTATGGATAAATCTTTTTGCACTTGCAGGTCAGGAAGCAGCTTTCTTCTGTCCTATTATTTTTGGAATATACTGGAAAAGAGCAAATGCAACAGGAGCTATTGCTTCTATGGTTTTTGGAGTAATAAGCTATCTTTACTTTGTAATATGTAAAGTTGATGTTTATGGAATGCATACAATAGTACCTGCTATTGTTATTGCAATTATTGTTTTTGTTGTCGGATCTTTAGCAGGAGAAAAAACAGACGACGAGACATTAAAAATCTTTTTTGATATTTAA
- a CDS encoding FprA family A-type flavoprotein: MYCCAAIGNDIYWVGVNDRKTERFENYLPLPSGVAYNSYLINDEKVCLIDTVEVRQSGTFLNKITAIIGEKKIDYLVVNHMEPDHSGSMEEILRAYPEITVIGNAKTLQMIKAFYPSFPEASFKAIKEGDILDLGNHKLTFAMVPMVHWPESMVTYDITEKVLFSNDAFGSFGTLDGGMWDDEVNFDFYKGEMRRYYANIVGKYGVQVTNAIKKLGGLEIKYICPSHGILWRKDINRVIKYYADWAQFIPEKKGVVVMYASMYGNTEVMANMIARELSQHGLKEIKVYDVSKTDSSFIMSDIWKYKGLIIGSCAHNNALYPKMQPILDKLQNYGLKNRYVGIFGNMMWSGGGVRGIQHFTDSLSGLEVIAKPVEAKGAPTHENIEDLRNLAREMAKRILEEI; the protein is encoded by the coding sequence ATGTATTGTTGCGCTGCAATAGGAAACGACATTTACTGGGTTGGAGTAAACGACAGAAAAACAGAAAGATTTGAAAACTATCTTCCTTTACCTTCTGGTGTTGCTTATAACTCATATCTTATTAACGATGAGAAAGTTTGTCTTATAGATACAGTAGAAGTAAGACAAAGTGGAACTTTCTTAAATAAAATTACTGCTATAATAGGTGAAAAGAAAATAGATTATTTAGTAGTAAACCATATGGAACCTGACCATTCTGGTTCAATGGAAGAAATCTTAAGAGCTTATCCTGAAATAACAGTAATAGGAAATGCTAAAACATTACAAATGATAAAAGCATTCTATCCTTCATTCCCTGAAGCTTCATTCAAAGCTATTAAAGAAGGAGATATTCTTGATTTAGGAAACCACAAATTAACTTTTGCTATGGTTCCAATGGTACACTGGCCAGAATCAATGGTAACTTATGACATTACAGAAAAAGTTCTTTTCTCAAACGATGCTTTCGGAAGTTTCGGAACTCTTGATGGAGGAATGTGGGACGACGAAGTAAACTTTGATTTCTACAAAGGAGAAATGAGAAGATATTACGCAAATATAGTTGGAAAATATGGAGTTCAAGTTACAAATGCAATTAAAAAACTTGGAGGACTTGAAATAAAATATATTTGCCCTTCTCACGGAATCTTATGGAGAAAAGATATAAACAGAGTTATAAAATACTATGCTGACTGGGCACAATTTATTCCTGAGAAAAAAGGTGTAGTTGTAATGTATGCTTCTATGTATGGAAATACAGAAGTTATGGCTAATATGATAGCAAGAGAACTTTCTCAGCATGGATTAAAAGAAATAAAAGTATATGATGTTTCTAAAACAGATTCATCATTTATTATGAGTGACATTTGGAAATATAAAGGACTTATCATCGGTTCTTGTGCTCACAACAATGCATTATATCCAAAAATGCAACCAATTCTAGATAAACTTCAAAACTATGGATTAAAAAATAGATATGTAGGTATCTTTGGAAACATGATGTGGAGTGGTGGAGGAGTAAGAGGAATACAACATTTCACAGACTCTTTAAGTGGACTTGAAGTTATAGCAAAACCAGTTGAAGCTAAAGGAGCTCCTACTCACGAAAATATAGAAGATCTAAGAAATCTTGCTAGAGAAATGGCTAAAAGAATTCTTGAAGAAATATAA
- a CDS encoding DUF3798 domain-containing protein, with protein sequence MKKFLIGIFMSVLSVFAFAEADYHIGIVTGTVSQSEDAARGAEAALAKYGAAEKGGKIVHVTYPDNFMQEMETTISQIASLADDPKMKAVIMGEGVPGTVEAYRRIREKRPDILLLTNSSHEDPEMIAEAADLALETDIVARGHLIVLAAKQLGADKFMHISFPRHLSYEIISRRRNIMKETAKDLGMEFIDMAAPDPVSDVGVAGAQQFILEQVPNWLDKYGKNTAFFATNNSHTEPLLKRIAEKGGYFIEADLPSPTMGYPGALGIKFDDSEKGNWPAILKKVEKSVIDANGSGRMGTWAYSYSFTGVLSLTDHAMNVIEGKCDILDFDAFIETLKANTPGAGWNGSYYVGVDGVEKENYLMIYQDTYILGKGYLHMTDIEVPEKYFEIK encoded by the coding sequence ATGAAAAAATTTTTGATTGGAATTTTTATGAGTGTTTTATCAGTTTTTGCTTTTGCTGAAGCAGATTATCACATTGGTATTGTAACAGGAACAGTATCTCAGTCTGAAGATGCTGCCAGAGGAGCAGAAGCAGCCTTAGCAAAATATGGTGCTGCTGAAAAAGGAGGAAAAATAGTTCATGTAACATATCCTGATAACTTTATGCAGGAAATGGAGACTACTATTTCTCAAATAGCTTCACTTGCTGATGATCCTAAAATGAAAGCAGTAATTATGGGAGAGGGAGTTCCAGGAACTGTTGAAGCTTACAGAAGAATAAGAGAAAAAAGACCTGATATCCTTCTTTTAACAAACTCTTCACATGAAGATCCTGAAATGATAGCAGAGGCAGCAGATTTAGCATTAGAAACAGATATTGTTGCAAGAGGACACCTTATTGTTTTAGCTGCAAAACAACTTGGAGCAGATAAATTTATGCACATATCTTTCCCAAGACATCTAAGCTATGAAATCATTTCAAGAAGAAGAAATATAATGAAAGAAACAGCAAAAGATTTAGGAATGGAATTTATAGATATGGCTGCACCAGATCCAGTAAGTGATGTTGGTGTTGCAGGAGCTCAGCAGTTCATTCTTGAACAAGTTCCTAACTGGCTTGATAAATATGGAAAGAATACAGCTTTCTTTGCTACAAACAATTCTCACACAGAACCTCTTTTAAAAAGAATTGCTGAAAAAGGTGGATATTTTATAGAAGCAGATTTACCTTCTCCTACAATGGGATATCCTGGAGCTCTTGGAATTAAATTTGATGATTCTGAAAAAGGAAACTGGCCTGCAATTCTTAAAAAAGTAGAAAAATCAGTTATTGATGCTAATGGATCTGGAAGAATGGGAACATGGGCTTACTCTTACAGCTTTACTGGTGTTCTTTCTTTAACTGATCATGCTATGAATGTAATAGAAGGAAAATGTGATATCCTTGATTTTGATGCTTTCATAGAAACTTTAAAAGCTAACACACCTGGAGCAGGATGGAACGGAAGTTACTATGTAGGTGTTGATGGTGTTGAAAAAGAAAATTATTTAATGATTTATCAAGATACTTATATTTTAGGAAAAGGATATCTTCATATGACTGACATAGAAGTTCCTGAAAAATATTTTGAAATCAAGTAA
- the nadA gene encoding quinolinate synthase NadA, whose product MENKLNLLAQLKKEKNAVILAHYYTDDDVQRAADYVGDSYFLSEKARDVKEKIIVMCGVSFMGESVKLLNPDKIVLLPDSEADCPMAHMASVEKIKEVREKYEDVAVVCYVNSTAELKAHSDVCVTSANALKIVKNLPNKNIFFIPDKNLAHYVSTKVPDKNFIFNNGHCYIHNSVTIDEVKNTKEKYPEAEILVHPECQKEIVEMADYIGSTSGIIKYASESLAQEFIICTEEGVIYELKEKNPNKKFYLPKENFKCIGMKKITLDKIIKALETNEPQVHLKKELIKEANKPLENMLKMAK is encoded by the coding sequence ATGGAAAATAAGTTAAATCTGCTAGCTCAGCTGAAAAAAGAAAAAAATGCTGTTATACTTGCTCATTATTATACTGATGACGATGTTCAAAGAGCTGCAGACTATGTAGGAGATTCATATTTCTTAAGTGAAAAAGCAAGAGATGTAAAAGAAAAAATAATTGTTATGTGTGGAGTATCTTTTATGGGAGAAAGTGTAAAACTTCTTAATCCTGACAAAATAGTTCTTCTTCCTGATTCAGAGGCTGACTGTCCTATGGCACACATGGCATCTGTTGAAAAAATAAAAGAAGTAAGAGAAAAATATGAAGATGTAGCTGTTGTATGTTATGTAAACTCTACAGCAGAACTTAAAGCTCATTCAGATGTATGTGTTACCTCTGCAAATGCTTTAAAAATAGTAAAAAATCTTCCTAATAAAAATATATTTTTTATACCTGATAAAAATCTGGCACATTATGTTTCAACAAAAGTCCCTGATAAAAACTTCATTTTTAATAATGGACATTGCTATATTCATAATTCTGTTACTATAGATGAAGTTAAAAATACAAAAGAAAAATATCCTGAAGCAGAAATTCTTGTACATCCAGAATGTCAAAAAGAAATAGTTGAAATGGCTGATTATATAGGAAGTACTTCTGGAATTATAAAATATGCTTCAGAAAGCCTTGCACAGGAATTTATAATCTGTACTGAAGAAGGGGTTATATACGAATTAAAAGAAAAAAATCCTAATAAGAAATTTTATCTTCCTAAAGAAAATTTTAAATGCATAGGCATGAAAAAAATAACACTGGATAAAATTATAAAAGCTCTTGAAACAAATGAACCTCAGGTTCATCTGAAAAAAGAATTAATAAAAGAAGCAAATAAACCTTTAGAAAATATGTTAAAAATGGCTAAATAA
- a CDS encoding HAD family hydrolase — MVKNIVFDLGNVLIKFKPEEFTEKNISEKYREDFYRIVFKGQEWADLDRGVLEYDEAVKIFSEKLPQCAEGIKKLFDNYILDVLEPIEENIEIMKSLKSKYKLYILSNFHYPAFDYIFKNWEFFKYFDGKTVSGHCKLLKPERKIYERLCLDNVLEPCETIFIDDTKINIEAAEDFGIKGIHLSSPELLKEKLKENNII, encoded by the coding sequence ATGGTTAAAAATATTGTTTTTGATTTAGGAAATGTACTTATAAAATTTAAGCCTGAAGAATTTACAGAAAAAAATATATCTGAAAAATATAGGGAAGATTTTTATAGAATTGTTTTTAAAGGTCAAGAATGGGCTGATTTAGACAGGGGAGTTCTGGAATATGATGAAGCTGTAAAGATTTTTTCAGAGAAGCTTCCTCAGTGTGCAGAGGGAATAAAAAAGCTTTTTGATAATTATATTCTTGATGTTTTAGAGCCTATTGAAGAAAATATTGAAATTATGAAATCTTTAAAATCTAAGTATAAATTATATATTCTTTCAAATTTTCATTATCCTGCATTTGACTATATATTTAAAAACTGGGAATTTTTTAAATATTTTGATGGAAAGACAGTATCAGGGCATTGTAAACTTTTAAAGCCCGAAAGAAAAATATATGAGCGTTTATGTTTAGATAATGTTTTAGAGCCTTGTGAAACAATTTTTATAGATGATACAAAAATTAATATTGAAGCTGCTGAAGACTTTGGAATAAAAGGAATTCATCTTTCTTCTCCTGAATTATTAAAAGAAAAATTGAAAGAAAATAATATTATATAA